The sequence CTGTCGTTTGTACGTGTCCATCTTCTAATTTTGACAGCTTAATTTGTGTGGAGGTTTCCTGGTactaagggcctgtttggttttAATAAGTCAcccgacttataagtcaggtgacttaaaaccagtgatttataagtcacgcctgtttggttgtcacctgacttataagtcactggttttaagtcacctgacttataagtcacacatgtttggttgtcacctgacaCACCTTTTCACATCAATCAACATCATGCAGGTGGTGGGACCCACGCAAAAGGGgttgacttataagttttaagttggggtggagcaacttatgacttataagttggggtgacttataagtcgggtctgttcggcaaaataagtcacttttttcacttttcgacttataagttggtgacttatttggaaccaaacaggccctaagccCATGGATGTGCGTGCGTGTCGATCTTCCCCGTCGCTTTTCTCTCCAACTCTCGATTCCCAATGCAGCGCCGCCTTGCCGCCCTCGATGGAGCCCTCTCGAAGGCCCTGGGAAGAAGGTTCCCGCCAGATCCTCCATCGCCTTTATACATGTATAAAAAGCCCTCTGCCTTCGATCAAGGGCATTCGGCACGCCTCCATTGACACAGCTGCATCTCTATCTTTCTCAATTCTCCACCACTTCCACCAGTAACAATTTGCCGAGAGTGACAGCGGGATGGGCAGGGTGGAGGCCAAGCAGTCAGAGTTCGGTGGTGGCATGTGCTGGTCGTGTCGTCGAGACAGGCGCGCCTGAACTCAGCGACGATGAGGCGGCGGTGCTCGGCGGTGTTGAGGGCGAGGTATCACGCAAGAAAGCTCCTTGAGGCCCCGTGATGACGCCCGGACGTTGTCCTTGTCGTCCTTCGCTGCGATTATCTCTGCCATGTTTTCCTGGATTGTCCTCCTCTCGGTCCACCGATCGACTCCATCACCACCAGGAGGCTCTCCGGCCTCTGTACCATGGTGGTTGCCATCGGAGGTTGCTCCTACGCTGGCCTTCTTTCCTTCAGCCAGCCGCTCGGCTTCACGTTTAGCAGTGGTCGTCGCCGTCACGTCCTGGCCGTCGGCGACGCGCTGTCGCTGCTCgaggcctcctcctccccgtcgaCCTTCTTTGCGGCTCCGGTCGGGGCCTGGTATGGATCGGCGCACGCGTTAGCTGGGCTTACTTCGGCGTGGCTGTCTACATCATCGAGTTCAGCTGCGGGCTCCTCACCAGCACGCATGGAGTGCAGACGGTTGTTCTTGCTCCTTTCGTCATTTAATTCGCTCTTTCTCGACCTCCAATTGATTCTCTGCTAGACAAGATTCTGTTCATAACTCAAATAGCAGCTAATTAGTAACTTGAACCCATCCTTTGTGGGCTTCATATTCGGTGGGTCAAACCCTGCACTGCTGATAGGAATCCGCTCTCAACCAGAGCGAAGAAATAATGTAAGCATGTTGGCTGAAATCATGAAAAGGAAAGTCTGGACATCATATGGAAGCAGTTTTTAGAAAGGGAGACAGAATGTCGCTTCCTTTCGACCCATCTCGACGGTGCTACACTGTAGTACCAGCAAGTCGCGACGAGACCGGCAACGCCTCCGCGTGCGGGCAGCGCGCTTTCAAGGTCCACTTGAGCACGAATAGCTGCACGTACACTAGGCCGCTGCGTTGTTCGCCCTTCAAGGTTAGCTGCAGGATTATCCGGCAAAAACAGTCATGTACTCACGGGCTACTTCCATCTAAAGGACAGACTGTTGTTTACGGACCGTGTACTGTTagctatctctctgtctctctctctctctgctactcCGTTTCACCTCTTCTGTTTGAAGTATGAGAGAAATCAAATTCCTGTGTACTGTGAGCCTTCCAATTTGCACAAATTACCTATGCATCTTTTGATGTACTTGAGGTGCAGCAATCTACAAGCAAACTTGATAATGGAGAGAAAAGTATTAGTTCATAACACGCGGAGCTCAATCTAATGAATCAGAAACTGAGTGTTCAAGCAAGAAAAGGCCAAATCGTTGGAGCGGGAGGGAGATCAACTGCGCTTTGAGGTGGCATTATTTTTTTCGAGTCAAAGTGTGGACATAATACTAATTTAGTGTTTAAGGTTTTTGCAGACTGAGCTCTAACGGTATCATGAATTTTCACTATTTTGATGATGTGGTGACTGCATGAAGCACAATCGTATTTATTTTTGTATTAGGATTATTTTTTTGAAGGAATGAAAACAGAAATGCAAAGAATGTTTCTGCATATATTTTTTGGAAGATGATTTAGGCTACATATCCTCATCTGATGAGCATGGAATCTATGATTGAACTGAGCGGACATAAATTACAGATAGTTTGGTGTTATATTATTTTTGTATTAAGCTGATATACACAACTCTGTTAAGCTACTCTAGGACATGACAAGATACATCTTTCAAATTTCATGCCAGACTTTATTCTTTTGTGCCGGAAATTCAATTTATTTTCCTAACTGGGCTGCTTACATAATGGTGAAAGGGTGCATTAATTTATGTTTCACATTCTACTTCATGTATTATTACGATTTGATTTGGGGATGTTTTTCTCTATCATCAATTCGCAAACTTAAATGAAAAATTATATTGATTCCAGTTTGAGTTGATCCAATCTCTATATTGAGAAGTTATCATGAGGTTAACCTTAGATGGTTGTCTTGAAACAGTCCTTAGTAATTACCTTCGTGTTTGGTCCCATTAAACAAACCAAGTAAGCATATCTATTTGCATGCCCCTGCAAACCAGAAAGAGATGATGTCAAACTAGAAACCAATCAACAGTCAAAAAATTAACACATTAGTCTTCCTTTTATCATGTATGTAATCTGAACATAAAGTATTAACAAAGTTCTGTATAGTTTCATCATCGACACAAATCCAGCAAGCGGTTGAACATGGATGCTATGAATTATTGAAGAATCAAATTTTATCATGCAATATCAATATGTATTCCCTTTATCTgcaatgcattgattctttttatgCAATAATGATTTTATCTATGAAAGATTTCAGCATCTATATCAATATGATGTTTATACATACATTGCAACATAAAAATTAGAGTTGAATAAGCAACAATTGAATAATTAATCAAATAGTTAACAGTTAAAGTTTAATATAACCGTATGCAGAATTTATCACATAGTGTATCAACAGGCCCGACGTGTTGTATACAATGCCAATAAGTAGACCTTATTAGTAATGTATCAACGTGTAAACTTCCGCTCTTAGTATGTATCATGCATAGCTGCAATAAATGTCCCCTTCTCCATCTTTTTTTACTGGACTCATCGGATATACTCTGTCTGGGTTTTAGCCATGGACGATTCTATTGTTACAAATATAAAAATGCCTTTTACGATCTATATAAATACAACGTAACGATGGGCGCGGCGTGCTGCCGCGCGGGCTATGCTAGTAGTATTGTTTATGAAAAAGTACGAGGGGTGGGCGATCTGCTCCTTCGCATACACACCAGCGACCGGCAACATGAAACGCCTGTCCTACAGCAACCGCGTGTGGCCGCCCACGCTCTACGAGGAAAGCATCATCTCCCCCGGCCGGCCGCACGAGGACATCCTCTTCTCGCCGGCGGCGACACGGGCCTTGTGCGTGGCCCTGACATGCTGTCGGCCGCCACCACGCGACCTCATGCATCTCAAGCTTGTCTGCCGGAGTTGGTGCGCGATGATCGAGAGCAAGCGGTTCATCAAGATGCTACAGGGACGGGAGGCGAAAGGCCGAGTAGGTTCTAGACGTGCCGCCAAACCCCCCGAATTAGCTATACCCATATATGGGGAGTATAATCTGGATGCAAACTAGTAACCTTACTTATCTAGCGATTAGAGCAAGTACAGTAAATTGATTTAGGCGAACTGTAAGACTTTATATTTTGATGAGTTGAATaagagagaagaagaaagagaaggaaaCATGCTATTGATTAACAGTAGGTCGCAGCACGCGCTTCAGGACAGTTTGTGAGAGAGGAAGGTGGATCATGTATCAACAAAGTAGTACATTATGCAACTATTGCAGTTGCCGGCTATAAACTTGGCTATATATGAAGTGGCAATGTAATATAGCCATCAGCTAGCTGTACTATTTAACGACGCTTTTCTGGATATAATTTTCTAGACTAAATTATAATCCAGTGACATCAGGATAGGAAAAGGCAAAAATACATGATTGATTGGTTTAAATTCGATGGAGAACCAGTatacaaaatgaaaaaaatacaactACTAGCGCCAACGTATGCACACCACCACAATCAGCACCACCGAACGTGACCTCATCCCGAAGCAATCATAAGCAAGATCTTTGGAGACGTTGTAAAGAAGAGAAACGACGTCTGAGAATGTCGCCGTCACGGCATCGACCACCGTTGATCAATTTGTTTTTTGCGCAAACACTTGCACGACCCCCACTGAACTTTGGTAGGTTTGGCCAGCTAACAACCACAAATGTCACTTCGCTCCGACCGGCCTTGGCCCAATGTGATAGAGTACTCTTCGACAATGCCATCATGGAGCGTCCAGTCGTAGAACAAGGCTTTCATCCTGGAACCTTATGCCTCAGACACCTTTGACCCTGGGGAGGAGCCAAACTGTTCTGAACTGAATTCAATAGCAGTGAATTCATTAGCGGCAAACTGTTGTGTGCTGGAGCTGGCACGCCGTGAGCAGACATTTCATCAAGCTGCTGCAGGTATGGTAGTGACAGAAGACCAGCAAGTTTTGGCTCTGCTACTAAACCCCCAAAACGAGTCATACCCCATATGGGGAGTATAATATGGAATCTGACCGCAAACTGTTGACCTTACGTATCTAGCCATATTTCAACCATTTGCTAGGTGCTTTTTACAGACTCAATTTTCTAGTCTGATTAATGAATTATAAACCAATGACGTTAagataagaaaaggaaaaatacaTAATTGACTTTTATAATGAAAACCAACGGAAAACCAATGAAAAAAAATACAATTGTTGGCGCCAACGGATATAGACCGCCCGCACCTTAACTGACCTCGTCCCGAAGAGATCGTAAGCAAGATCTTTGGAGATGTCGTCAACAAGAGAAGCCTCATTCGATGACGACACTATAACTGACATTGACCCATCGATCAATTGTTTTGTCCACACTTGCACAACTGCCGCACCGCACTTTGATAGGTTCAGCTAGGTCATATCCTCAAATGCCAATTCGGCGCGACTGGCCCCAACCCAATTTGACGAAATACTCTTGGATGATACATCCTTGGAGCATCACTGGCAACGACCCTCTTGGAAGAACATACCTTGGGTAGGAGCCAAGCTTGTGTGAACTGAATTCAATAGCGGTGAACCAAATCAAAATGGACAAAACGGCAACATGACCACCACATCGCCATGGTGGACTGCTTGCATCGTGCTattagcaccaccaccaccaccactacaaTGAGGGCTCAGGCAAGCCACAACGCCACAAACCCAACCAACCTCATTGGGGCCTTAGTTCCGCTATGTGCGGATCCACTGTCTAGGCCCCAAGCAGCTTCCGCCTGCAAAGGAGCACCACGGGCCCTCTGCAAGCCTAGAACGGGCCAACACTAAGCCCGACGCACCTGGAGAATCATCGTTCATTGCCACACAccgtgagccccccccccccccccaccgtgtAGCAGCAGGGAGAGAGCATCCCCCAccgtgagcccccccccccctccacaccaGAAGAGATAGAAGTCTGGCACGCGTCAACCAACACGTCGGCCAGATTCGGTGTCCCGGATGCTGCACAGAATTCCACCTCTATATTCCTAATAGGAAGGTCAGGAGTGGCAACCCACCAAAGGTACACAACCGAGGAAGCTATTGGGCATGTTATCCACCAAGCATCCCGAACGGAGGAGCGacgagaacccccccccccccccccccaacatggaAGCACGCCACCACACGATGAACGTCCCCGCTGCCTCTGTCCATGATTCTAGCTTATCCAAGCCACATCTTTCGGCGGCAACGAGGTTCTACAAGAAAGGGAAGGTTCCCTTATGATGACTAGCAGCGACGCGAGGACCAATCTTTTTAGTCATGTGCCTAGAAGTACTAGGCTTGGTTTGCTAGCGCAACATGACAAAATGAAATCAGTGCTGGTGTCACATGAGATTATGAGTACCACGGTACTCCACGAGTCACACTGTAGGCTATCACGACGTCGAACGGCTTATTGTAAAACTTTTGTCTCTTGCACGATGCCGATGGTTATATTCTTGTCCCCAGTCATGTCAAAATCATGACTCCATCTCGCGAGGTATCATCATAGTGTACTCAAACTAAGAGGCTTGGTATACAGAGAGCAACATGCATGAACGATTTTGCATGTGGTCGTAGGCTGATCCTCATTTGCTTCATCTTCTTGGTTGCTTTCCGTGTCTGAGTGTGTTCAGCGTTGACATTGGCAAGTAGTGCTTATCCTTACCTTGTTTTCTTATAGTTTGCATTGTCTCATAAGCTATCTAGTCAACTACCTTGTATCGTTATGCCATCATGGCTGGTTGTAATTCCTAGCCAATTGATGGCATTGTTAATTCAAAGTTAGGGGCCCATTGATCCTATATTGTAAAAAAAGGACAATGACGTCCGGAGTTGTCACATGAGACCGTGGTAATGCTTTGTACCTATAATAGTTGTTGCTTTGCTCTAGTCCTTTATCACGTTTCACTTGTCCCTTGGCTACCTTTCTTGTCTAGGTCTAGCCGAGATAATTCCAACAACGATTACTATCATCTCTAGCAATGGTTGTCAGTATTTTTGGTGCATCAACCTAAATAGGAATAATGTAGGGATTCATACTGACAACAATTTGTCCACCTCATTAGGAGTTTTTAGTAGATCGAGAAAAATAACGGATAAATTATGAAAAATAATTATCAACTTACATGTGCACAAAATTCGGTTCATTTGTCGAGAGTTGCATAACAGTTTGCTAGGATTTTGAGGGGAAAAATATAAAGATTTCACCCACCTTGCTAGAAGCGCCTAATCTCCACCTTTTCACTTATTAAGACCATAATGGACCGCACCTTGTATAACTAAATTTTGTCTGATAATAGGAGGTTGTCAAGATGAAAAATATATATGGAACTAGAGATGACGAAACTTTGATGCCAAATATAGCTTTTCTTAATTGATGTAACTtctattaaaaataataataacaagTATAATCTTCTACAATGAACAATTCATCTTCCATTTTATTTGCTATGTTAAATAGGTTTCCACTACAACCAACAACTTAGGGCAGTACTTGGTTGATTTCAGCTCGTACTCAGAACAATAAAATAGAGAAGCACAACTGGAACCTGGTACGATGAAGTATCTAAACAATGGAAGCATTAAGTGAGAAAGAAAGGAAGCACAAACTACACCATTGCCATAAAAAATTACTAAAAGAAGCAAAATGTTTGTACGATAAGATTACGTATTGAAGCAACACCCAATAATGATTGAAGCACACAACAGTATCTGATAATGGTAGAAGAAAAATATTTGTGCGATAAAAGTGGCAGAGACTTACAATGGCTTGAAGAAAAGTCATGGAATAAATCGGAAGCATAACAAATTGATTGCTAACCAGATCAGATGCACAAAGTGGTGTGCTTCATGAATAAACTAAGATATAGAAATGTTAGCTAATGTTAACATAGACTCTTGTTAATATAATCATAAACATGACTATATAAGAACGAAGTATTTTCAGTTAGAAAACTAATTTTGCAAGCATAATGAGGATTACTAACTCGAGCTacatagattgaagaagcacgtctaCGATGTTTAGGAAGCATGCATATTTGGAAGCATCAAATTCAAGGTATCTCAACATACTCCCACCATCCATTTGTATTAGGCCCCATCTTATTCTAGGCAAAAGATTGGCTATAGATTTTATAACTAATAAAATCTAAACTATATGTAACAAAGATTATACCATGGGAAACCTCTTCCGAATACAAATCCAAACATATAATTTTTGTAGCATATAGTTTATATTTAGTTAACCATATAGACAGTCAAAGTTTGGCACAATTAGATGCCCAATAAACCCGGAAGGAGGGTGTGCAACAAGAAGATGAAAAAATAGGATCTTGATTTGAAAACGCCACACGGTGAAGAAGCACATGTATAAAAATGGAATAATCATAATCCAGCAGTCTCAAGATAGCTCGTATAAAAATGGAAGCACAATATTTTGGAAGTGGGAATTACCAATGCTTAGCACCAATATGTGAGTACAGAATTTGAAGATCTAGACTGTGAATTTCTGATATGGACCGAACTAGCAAGATGCTAATTCGTGCGTGtagatggcccgatctttcacggcgatACTCGATCAACACCTCGTCTCCCTTTTCCTCCTCGTAACCTCCAAGAACAATTTTCACCTGTGTACAAAAATACACAAACGAAAATAATGACCCCCTCggatcagcacgtaggcgtcgatgtgatgatcaaccctcTGCTGCTAGTAAATTTCCATGATGGGAAAATCACAGGTAATACGCAAGATATGGTCGTCCGTAACTCGGACGTTTTTCTGTATATCTCATACTCGGAATAAAACTCCAAACTCCCCTCCGTACATGGCCGAAGCCAGCCTTTTATATGGCTCAACTCTCGTACGCCTAAAACAAAGAAATATCTGGAGTCTAAAAAATAAACTAACAAATCACTAAATCCTAACGGAAGGAATACTCACGTAGGTAACAAACTAGTGGACGCAAATCAAAGGAAAAAAATACTACTAACTGATTTGGAAGGAAAGGACTCCTATGGTGACATATCTAGGAGGTGTCCTAAAATTTGGCAGCACCTTGTCACGTACAGGATCTTTTATCTCAAGTTTCCTCCTTTGATGCATATCTATTAGCTGACATGATTTCAACTGTTGTTTAAAATCGGAACATGCCTGATCTCTTGCCATACTGCCCCATGATGATCCTCTCCACGTCCTGTTTTTCTTGTAGTCCAAATCTGCTCGTACCATGCGTATAGAACCATGCACGTCTCTTGAATCTAATGCATGCAACACTTCATTGATCTTTGATCTGCTAACTATAGAATTAATTCTCGGTCCACACAACTGACGTACATGACCATCGTTTCCTCGATGCAATCTGGCGCATGCTTGAAATTATTATTCGTAACCTTTTCATGGCTTCTCTCCTTAACTGACTTAGCTTCGATAGCATTAACAATTGATGGTGCCATGCCTGTATCATCCTCCCTCCCTTCAaatgaaaccgtcctcggtttcgagtCTATTTTGGGTACCATCAAATATTTCGGAGCTTGCAATTCTATTTTGATTATAGAATCAGACATCGGTTTCAGTACATGTCTGTCTTCCATCATGCATGAACGTGTATGTATTGGATTTTCCTGCATGCACTGCATCATGATCGAACTGCCACGGTCTCCCTAATAGCAACTGACAAGCGTCCATCGGCAAGACATCACAATCCACCTTATCAATATAATCTCCAAGAGCAAATGGTACACGTACCTTATGTGTAATCTTTAATTTCCCGGAGTTGTATAACGACTCCACGTGGTGCGGTCGAGGGTGCCGCCACATACACAAACCTAATTCTTGCACAAGATCTTTGCTAATGGCGTTGGTAAAACTGCCACCATCAATTATCATCTTACATGCATGGTCCTTGATCTTGCACTGTGTCTTAAAAACACTCCACCGCTGCCCCTTTGCACCGCTGTCCTCTTGCACCTTCTCTACCAAAAGATTCAGCCCCTTTGTCGGCGCATCGACTTCTTCCTTTATTTCTTCTTGCTCTTCTCTTCTTTTTCGCAAACGACCTTCCCAATCTGTCCTGAACACATCTACTGGCATAGGAATAAAACAAATATGTTGGCCCTTCCATGATAGAGAGTAACTATTTTTCTTGGAATTCCGAACAGCCCCAACACGTTTGCACCATGGGTTCCCAAGTAGCATATGGCACGACACCATGGGCACAGGGCAAACGTGAAAAAATTCCGCACAACAATATTTTCCCAAATCAAAAATTAGCAAAATCCGATGAATAATTTTGATTTCACCTTTAAACCACTTCAGCGTGTATGGTCTTTCAAGAGCCGCCATATTCAGCCCCAATTTTTCCACCAACTCGGTGCTCACCATGTTGACCGCAGAACCTTCATCGATCGTCAAATTAACACGACGTTCCTTCACGACGCAACGAGTGTGAAAAAGAACGACCTCGCCgatgccttcctcctccatcaataTGTTCTTGCTCAAAGCCTTGATGCTCGGCTCCCCAGACGACATTGCCAATTGATCGCCGTGACCAACcttagctctgaataccacttgatatGGACCGAACTAGCAAGATGCTAATTCGTGCGTGtagatggcccgatctttcacggcgatACTCGATCAACACCTCGTCTCCCTTTTCCTCCTCGTAACCTCCAAGAACAATTTTCACCTGTGTACAAAAATACACAAACGAAAATAATGACCCCCTCggatcagcacgtaggcgtcgatgtgatgatcaaccctccgCCGCTAGCAAATTTCCACGATGGGAAAATCACAGGTAATACACAAGATATGATCGTTCGTAACTCGGACGTTTTTCTGTGTATCTCATACTCGGAATAAAACTCCAAACTCCCTTCCGTACATGGCCGAAGCCAGCCTTTTATATGGCTCAACTCTTGTACGCCTAAAACAAAGAAATATCTGGAGTCTAAAAAATAAACTAACAAATCACTAAATCCTAACGGAAGGAATACTCACGTAGGTAACAAACTAGTGGACGCAAATCAAAGGAAAAAAAATACTACTAACTGATTTGGAAGGAAAGGACTCCTATGGTGACATATCTAGGAGGTGTCCTAAAATTTGGCAGCACCTTGTCACGTACAGGATCTTCTTTTATCTCAAGTTTCCTCCTTTGATGCATATCTATTAGCTGACATGATTTCAACTGCTGTTTAAAATCGGAACATGCCTGATCTCTTGCCATACTGCCCCATGATGATCCTCTCCACGTCCTGTTTTTCTTGTAGTCCAAATCTGCTCGTACCATGCGTATAGAACCATGCACGTCTCTTGAATCTAATGCATGCAACACTTCATTGATCTTTGATCTGCTAACTATAGAATTAATTCTCGGTCCACACAACTGACGTACATGACCATCGTTTCCTCGATGCAATCTGACCGCATGCTTGAAATTATTATTCGTAACCTTTTCATGGCTTCTCTCTTTAACTGACTTAGCTCCGATAGCATTAACAATTGATGGTGCCATGCCTGTATCAATTTCATCAAAAGTAATTTTCACACAAATCAGGGGGCAAACACAGGATATCATCAGCATACTACCTCTGTAACATAATACtacaagacgttttttgacactgtcATAATGTCAAGAAATATTTAGGTACGAGAGGGagtagattttttttttgattaGTTTGAATTGCTTGTCACGTGGTACAAGAGGAGTAGATGGAACGATGGAACGAGGGGGTGCGTTTGCGGAAGGTGCGATTAATGTGGGAGGCGTTATGGGTGAAAACGGGGATAGAAACGGAAGTCAATAGACACAAGACATACGTGATTGCTGGTCCGACTATTGTTCCTGTCATACCTCTGCCTTGAGACAAGACATACGTGATGGCATGGGTTGCCATAGACACAAGAAAGAAATCGAGCACACGCTAATTAATTACGAATCAATTAGTCCGGACGTTACCATATATACGTAGCAATTACCATATATACATATGACGTCGTTACCATATATACATAGCAATTACCATTTATATATATGGTAGTCTCCGTTTCATCTCGATCGGCACACGAAGCTTGAGCCGgccggagtcgccgccgccgccagtccgccCCCGGCCTCGACGATCAGCGCTGCCCCAACCAGACCGCGACGCCCACCTCTTCGCCTCGACCTCACTTCATCGAACTTCAGCATGGCGGCCAACAACATCGTCCACGGGCAGCCCGGCCAACCGGGCGGCCATGGAGGCTATGGGTGCGACGGCGGGGAAGGCGGCGCCGGGGGTGACGGCGggtatggcggcaacggcggcaccGGTGGGAAAGGTGGGGACGGCGGCTGCTTCGGGCATGGCGGCGCGGGCGGTAAAGGCGGAGACGGCGGCATTGGTGGGCATGGTGGACGCGGTGGGGACGGTGGTCGCGGCGGCAATGGGGGTCGCGGCGGCGATGGCGGTCGTGGTGGGGACGGTGGTCGCCGCGGCAACGGCCGTCGTGCTCCGGACGGTGGCCCCGGCGGCGATGGCGGTTTGGTGGGGACGGTGGTCGTGGCGGCGATGGCGGTCGTGGTGGGAACGGTGGACGCGGGGGTGACGGAGGTAACGCTGGCTATGGCAGTCGCGACTTCAGCTGCTTCCGTGGCCTTCTCGGCGTCCGCCGTACCCcccggggcggcgcgggcggcaaaGGCAGGAAAGGAGGCTACAAGGCGCGCGGCGGCGCTGGTGGTAAGGGTGGAGACGGCGTCATCGGCGGGGAAGGCGGGCGCGGAGGGGAGGGAGGCTTCAGCGCGCCTGGCGGGGTCGGTGGCCGCGGCGGCGATGGCTCCGGCGGTAAGGGCGGCAATGGCATGCCTGGCGGGCCGGGCGTTCCTGGCGGTCCTGGTGGGCTGGGCGGGGCGGGCGGTCCTGGCGGGCCAGGCCAGTGACACCTGTAGCTGCTCCTTCCTCTGAACCAACCATCGCACGTTCAGGACAGTTAACTGATCGAAAATTTTAAGCAAAATTTTCAGCCATTATTATGAAATAGAGGGAGTTACGAAAAACTTCTGCAAATTGTTCCAGATAAATTTTATGCAAAATTTTTAGCCATTATGAAATACATGAAGTGAGTTATGATTATTTTGCACAAATTGCTCCGGTTCTCTTGCATTCATAGTTGCTTCTTTCCATACGAGTTTTGTTCAAGCATTATATAATACAGTGTTTAAGAGTTAGTTCTGGATCACATGATTTCCAACGGCATCGCAGAGCTAGCTTGCTACACAATTTCACCTGCGCTTTATATCTGACTCATCCACCACACGCAACAATGATATTTCGGTTTACTTATGTTGTCATAGGCTATGTTGAGAAATTGATCCGCCCATGTCGAAGTTCTTTGCTGAGCTCGGTAGCATGAAGTTTCTTGAAGGGtattttggtttcaacatttataaatAAATGcacatttattttgggattttaatCAGAAGCTATTCAATATTTTTTTAATAGTGAAAAAAAAATACTATATGGGCAAATATGGGCTTCCGTTGTCGTAATCAACGGGATCATGCACCTACACCCGAGTGCTGCGTGTGTACTATCGTAGGTCGTAGACCGCAGACGTCTATGCTTGATCATGGCGT comes from Triticum aestivum cultivar Chinese Spring chromosome 5B, IWGSC CS RefSeq v2.1, whole genome shotgun sequence and encodes:
- the LOC123115301 gene encoding vegetative cell wall protein gp1-like yields the protein MNAREPEQFVQNNHNSLHLTVLNVRWLVQRKEQLQVSLAWPARTARPAQPTRTARNARPARHAIAALTAGAIAAAATDPARRAEASLPSAPAFPADDAVSTLTTSAAARLVASFPAFAARAAPGGTADAEKATEAAEVATAIASVTSVTPASTVPTTTAIAATTTVPTKPPSPPGPPSGARRPLPRRPPSPPRPPSPPRPPLPPRPPSPPRPPCPPMPPSPPLPPAPPCPKQPPSPPFPPVPPLPPYPPSPPAPPSPPSHP